One window from the genome of Actinomycetota bacterium encodes:
- a CDS encoding PspC domain-containing protein produces the protein MGPCDCSLLPRRGGRHRGSPWPIPDPLPGRSGSTPMAGPSRACHHGLQAPRAWRRTPTATQVPQRPASSAAIVRSRSNRVLLGVAGGLGERLGVDPVLIRVAFAVLAIAGGSGVVLYLLAWAVSVEPDDEVARARPVRRPSAKQAFALGLVVLGTMLLLREVGLWFGDQIVWPIALAAAGSAVIWARSDDRDRARWARIPGNPIEAMFTGRVGLIRIVVGGLLVASGLGLGFANTGADLAAAGDALLGVAITLIGLGLIFGPWATRLASQLAEERRGRIRSEARAEMAAHLHDSVLHTLALIQRADASPEVVNLARRQERELRAWLYRAPAPEGRLRPAVEEIATRVEQRHNVPVDVVVVGDAPLDEAARALVDACQEAALNAARHSGAPLVSVYVEVEPDELTGFVRDEGKGFDPEEVPTDRRGIADSIRGRIRRHGGTVTILSSPGEGTEVQLRLPRSQSS, from the coding sequence ATGGGACCTTGCGATTGCAGCCTGCTCCCCCGCCGGGGCGGCCGCCATCGGGGATCACCCTGGCCGATCCCCGACCCGCTCCCCGGCCGCTCAGGGTCGACCCCCATGGCCGGGCCGTCGCGCGCGTGCCACCATGGCCTCCAGGCACCACGCGCATGGAGGCGAACTCCCACGGCCACCCAGGTCCCACAGCGGCCGGCCAGTTCGGCGGCCATCGTCCGCAGCCGGAGCAACCGGGTGCTGCTGGGCGTTGCCGGCGGGCTCGGCGAGCGGCTGGGCGTCGACCCGGTCCTGATCCGGGTCGCCTTCGCCGTGCTGGCCATCGCCGGCGGGTCCGGGGTCGTGCTCTACCTGCTCGCCTGGGCGGTCTCGGTCGAGCCGGACGACGAGGTGGCCAGGGCCCGGCCGGTCCGGCGGCCATCGGCCAAGCAGGCCTTCGCCCTCGGGCTGGTCGTGCTCGGGACCATGCTGCTGCTGCGCGAGGTCGGGCTGTGGTTCGGCGACCAGATCGTGTGGCCGATCGCCCTGGCCGCGGCCGGCTCGGCGGTCATCTGGGCCCGCAGCGACGACCGCGACCGGGCCCGCTGGGCCCGCATCCCCGGCAACCCGATCGAGGCCATGTTCACCGGCCGGGTCGGCCTGATCCGGATCGTGGTCGGCGGCCTGCTGGTGGCCAGCGGCCTCGGCCTTGGCTTCGCCAACACCGGGGCCGACCTGGCCGCGGCCGGCGACGCCCTGCTCGGGGTGGCCATCACCCTGATCGGGCTCGGCCTCATCTTCGGCCCGTGGGCGACCCGGCTGGCCTCCCAGCTGGCCGAGGAGCGCCGCGGCCGGATCCGCTCCGAGGCCCGCGCCGAGATGGCCGCCCACCTGCACGACTCGGTGCTGCACACCCTGGCCCTGATCCAGCGGGCCGACGCCTCCCCGGAGGTCGTCAACCTGGCCCGCCGCCAGGAGCGGGAGCTGCGGGCCTGGCTCTACCGGGCGCCGGCGCCCGAGGGCCGGCTGCGCCCGGCCGTCGAGGAGATCGCGACCCGGGTCGAGCAGCGCCACAACGTGCCCGTGGACGTCGTGGTCGTCGGCGACGCCCCACTCGACGAGGCGGCCAGGGCGCTGGTGGACGCCTGCCAGGAGGCGGCCCTCAACGCCGCCCGGCACTCGGGAGCGCCGCTGGTGTCGGTCTACGTCGAGGTCGAGCCGGACGAGCTCACCGGGTTCGTGCGCGACGAGGGCAAGGGGTTCGACCCCGAGGAGGTGCCCACCGACCGGCGCGGCATCGCCGACTCGATCCGCGGCCGCATCCGCCGCCACGGCGGCACCGTCACCATCCTCTCCAGCCCCGG
- a CDS encoding PspC domain-containing protein: MSERPPEVPPGEPAPPPTAPPTAAVPPPAAATATEAPRPIDPPPGATIPPPAAAPGAAVPPGAVRRLTRRTDNRVIAGVASGIAAFLGIEPWIVRIGFVVLVPFGGFGALAYLIAWLLVPVEGTGRSLASAVVRRPPSGWRSYVGVALILLAVAILASAFSEPGVIWAIVLIAFGVFLFRQDDPEPPDRRPPTGGGPGPGSAVATAPLPPAPPVSTTTTTAPLAPPAPDQDPTTPTADLPVWPPPPPPPAPAAAWGPPPPRRPRRRPFLGPLTFAVALIVTGLALALDNLDVVDLTFGQVLAVFLTVLGGGLLVGTWWGRAWGLIPVGLLAVPVVAIAALAGSVPVEGDVAERLFQPRTAAEVRPSYRLTGGELILDLSDVDFGPGAPPVQASVAGGRLLVVLPDEVAADIRGRVGVGSLDLLGEVDSGAQVDSTVTRPAATRPAEGDAPTVRLDLQTGFGVIEVRRASDPRPFQEAGPFEDSFPERPERPARPTAPESP, from the coding sequence ATGTCCGAGCGTCCCCCCGAGGTCCCGCCAGGGGAACCGGCGCCACCCCCGACCGCCCCGCCAACCGCGGCCGTTCCGCCGCCTGCCGCGGCGACCGCGACCGAGGCGCCGCGGCCGATCGACCCGCCGCCCGGCGCCACCATCCCGCCGCCTGCCGCGGCGCCCGGCGCCGCCGTGCCGCCCGGGGCCGTCCGGCGGCTGACCCGGCGCACCGACAACCGCGTCATCGCCGGTGTGGCCAGCGGCATCGCCGCCTTCCTTGGCATCGAGCCCTGGATCGTCCGCATCGGCTTCGTCGTCCTGGTCCCCTTCGGAGGCTTCGGCGCCCTCGCCTACCTGATCGCCTGGCTGCTGGTGCCGGTCGAGGGAACCGGCCGGTCGCTCGCCTCCGCCGTGGTCCGCCGCCCGCCCAGCGGCTGGCGCAGCTACGTCGGGGTGGCCCTGATCCTGCTGGCCGTGGCCATCCTGGCCAGCGCCTTCTCCGAGCCCGGAGTGATCTGGGCGATCGTGCTGATCGCGTTCGGGGTCTTCCTGTTCCGCCAGGACGACCCCGAGCCGCCCGACCGCCGACCGCCGACCGGCGGCGGTCCCGGCCCCGGCTCGGCCGTGGCCACGGCCCCGCTCCCGCCGGCCCCGCCGGTGAGCACCACGACCACCACCGCGCCCCTGGCCCCGCCCGCGCCCGACCAGGACCCGACCACCCCAACGGCCGACCTGCCCGTCTGGCCGCCGCCGCCACCGCCGCCCGCCCCCGCGGCCGCCTGGGGCCCGCCGCCCCCGCGGCGGCCGCGGCGGCGGCCGTTCCTCGGCCCCCTCACCTTCGCCGTCGCCCTGATCGTGACCGGGCTGGCCCTGGCCCTCGACAACCTGGACGTGGTCGACCTCACCTTCGGCCAGGTGCTGGCCGTGTTCCTGACCGTCCTGGGAGGCGGCCTGCTGGTCGGCACCTGGTGGGGCCGGGCCTGGGGGCTGATCCCGGTCGGCCTGCTGGCCGTGCCGGTGGTCGCCATCGCCGCCCTGGCCGGCTCCGTGCCCGTCGAGGGCGACGTGGCCGAACGCCTCTTCCAGCCCAGGACCGCGGCCGAGGTCCGGCCCAGCTACCGCCTGACCGGCGGCGAGCTGATCCTTGACCTGTCCGACGTCGACTTCGGGCCGGGCGCGCCCCCGGTCCAGGCCAGCGTGGCCGGCGGGCGGCTCCTGGTGGTGCTGCCCGACGAGGTCGCGGCCGACATCCGCGGGCGGGTCGGGGTCGGCAGCCTCGACCTGCTCGGCGAGGTTGACAGCGGCGCCCAGGTCGACTCGACCGTGACCAGGCCGGCGGCCACCCGGCCGGCCGAGGGCGACGCCCCCACCGTCAGGCTCGACCTCCAGACCGGCTTCGGCGTGATCGAGGTCCGCCGGGCGAGCGATCCCCGCCCCTTCCAGGAGGCCGGCCCGTTCGAGGACAGCTTCCCCGAGCGGCCCGAGCGGCCCGCCCGCCCCACCGCCCCTGAGAGCCCATGA